From a single Arachis hypogaea cultivar Tifrunner chromosome 3, arahy.Tifrunner.gnm2.J5K5, whole genome shotgun sequence genomic region:
- the LOC112778873 gene encoding uncharacterized protein: MANDAAKTNTLIRGKCEICGKILTALYYIGASHSFIDFNKAAELGLKMSTLSYDLHVHTSTSKTVVTILGSQDAPFRVENREFVHDFISLPMTKLDLILGLDWLSMNRVLLDYFERSIQFIYEESEGPVVARSYYLNAVKVNCSGAECHIFILLTTNLLGDEQDLDRTNCARIF, from the coding sequence ATGGCGAATGATGCTGCTAAAACGAATACTTTGATTAGAGGTAAATGCGAAATTTGTGGTAAAATATTAACTGCATTGTATTACATTGGAGCATCTCATTCATTCATAGATTTTAACAAAGCTGCTGAATTAGGATTAAAGATGTCGACATTATCATATGACTTGCATGTGCATACTTCTACTTCAAAAACTGTGGTGACTATATTAGGATCTCAAGATGCACCTTTTAGGGTGGAGAACCGAGAATTTGTTCATGATTTTATTTCCTTGCCAATGACTAAGTTAGATTTGATATTGGGTTTGGATTGGTTGTCGATGAATCGGGTGTTATTAGATTATTTTGAGCGTTCTATCCAGTTTATATATGAGGAATCAGAAGGACCGGTGGTGGCACGAAGTTATTACTTAAATGCGGTGAAAGTGAATTGTAGTGGAGCAGAGTGCCATATATTTATCCTTTTGACTACAAATTTGTTAGGAGATGAACAAGACTTAGATCGAACCAATTGTGCGAGAATTTTCTGA